GCCTGTCATATCTGTTTCTATGAAGCCTGGTGTTATCGCGTTTACCGTGATGTTTCGAGACGCTAGCTCTCGAGCAAGAGTCTTTGTAAGACCAATGAGTCCAGCTTTTGAAGCGGCATAAGCTGCCTGACCAGCATTCCCCATTTCACCGACAACAGAGCTCATATTTACGATTGCTCCCTTGCGAGCTTTCATCATCACTTTTGCTACCTCACGTGAGACATAGAACGCACCGTCTAGGTTCACAGAGAGCGTCTGGCGCCAATCGTCATCTGAGAAACGGACAAAGAGGCCATCACGACTAATGCCGGCATTGTTCACAAGAAAATCAATGCGTCCATGCTTTGACTTCATTTCTTGAATACAGGTGGCGACTTGTTCCGAGTCACTCACATTGAAACCAAGCAACTCAGCGCTCCCACCGACCTCCTCACACTCCTTTACGACCGCGATCGCCTTTTCTTCATTAGAGGAAA
This is a stretch of genomic DNA from bacterium. It encodes these proteins:
- the fabG gene encoding 3-oxoacyl-[acyl-carrier-protein] reductase → MTDKKVALITGASRGIGRTIAIHLARQEFHVLVNFSSNEEKAIAVVKECEEVGGSAELLGFNVSDSEQVATCIQEMKSKHGRIDFLVNNAGISRDGLFVRFSDDDWRQTLSVNLDGAFYVSREVAKVMMKARKGAIVNMSSVVGEMGNAGQAAYAASKAGLIGLTKTLARELASRNITVNAITPGFIETDMTGALDEKVREEHMRGIPLGRYGKAEEVAALTAFLSTEHAQYITGQVIGINGGLYI